Proteins from one Salmo salar chromosome ssa07, Ssal_v3.1, whole genome shotgun sequence genomic window:
- the LOC106608645 gene encoding tripartite motif-containing protein 16 isoform X1 yields MAEQGVLLDQGQFCCSICLDLLKEPVTINCGHSYCSNCIEDSWDKDDPTGVYSCPQCRQTFSPRPALMKNSLLAMVVGNMKKTGLQATSPALCFAGPGDVECDFCNGRKQKALKSCLVCLASYCETHLQPHYNVAPLMRHKLVKATTQLQDNICSHHDKLMEIFCRTDQQCICYLCTMDEHKGHDTVSITAEKTEKQKQIGTSQQKVNQRVQEREKELKELQQAVESLSRSAQAAVEESERIFTELIDSIERRRSEMKELIVAQENSAVSQAEALMERLEQEITELKRREIELEKLTHTEDHIHFLEVASLSDHPSVIAKGTRYSGSYQSLASPSVFSDLPTIDVRPLQYFEDVSEAVSNLREKLEGILKREWCRISTRVNLVDVLHPPEPKTRADFLQYSCRLTLDPNTLYRQLFLSERNRKVKLKRKGYSYSSRPDRFTQLCQVLCREGLSGRCYWEVEWSGWKIYAGVSYKDISRSGPADDCQFGHNDKSWSLECCSNGYFFRHNNVKTEVARPQSSRVGVYLDHQAGTLSFYSVSDTMTLLHSVQTTFTQPLYPGFWLHCFKTTAELCELD; encoded by the exons ATGGCTGAGCAGGGAGTTCTCCTGGACCAGGGCCAGTTCTGCTGCTCTATCTGCCTGGATTTACTGAAAGAGCCGGTCACTATCaactgtggacacagttactgtagcaACTGTATTGAGGACTCCTGGGATAAGGATGATCCAACGGGTGTCTACAGCTGTCCCCAGTGTAGACAGACCTTCTCTCCAAGGCCTGCTCTGATGAAGAATAGCCTGCTAGCCATGGTGGTCGGGAACATGAAGAAGACAGGGCTCCAGGCTACTTCTCCTGCTCTGTGCTTtgctggacctggagatgtggAATGTGATTTCTGCAATGGGAGAAAACAGAAAGCTCTCAAGTCATGTCTGGTGTGTCTAGCCTCTTACTGCGAGACTCATCTCCAGCCTCACTATAATGTAGCTCCATTGATGaggcacaagctggtcaaagccacaaCACAATTACAGGACAatatctgctctcatcatgacaaactgatGGAGATTTTCTGCCggaccgatcagcagtgtatttGTTATCTGTGTAccatggatgaacataaaggccatgatacagtctCAATCACTGCAGAAAAGACTGAGAAACAG AAGCAGATAGGGACGAGTCAGCAGAAGGTCAACCAGAGAgtccaggagagggagaaagagttgAAGGAACtgcaacaggctgtggagtctctcaGC cgctctgcacaggcagctgTGGAAGAAAGTGAGAGGATCTTTACAGAGTTGATTGACTCCATTGAGAGAAGGCGCTCGGAGATGAAAGAGCTGATCGTAGCCCAGGAGAATTCAGCTGTGAGTCAAGCTGAAGCCCTCATGGAGCGTTTGGAGCAGGAGATCACTGAGCTTAAGAGGAGAGAGATTGAGCTGGAGAAGctgacacacacagaggatcacatccatttcctggAGGTAGCTTCACTGAGTGACCATCCGTCTGTTATTGCAAAAGGAACTCGTTATTCTGGG agttatcagtctctcgcCAGTCCCAGTGTATTTTCAGACTTGCCCACCATCgatgtccgtcctcttcagtactttgagGATGTGAGTGAGGCTGTGTCTAACCTGAGAGAGAAACTGGAGGGCATCTTGAAGAGAGAATGGTGCAGAATCTCCACCAGAG TGAATCTAGTGGATGTTCTACACCCACCCGAGCCCAAGACCAGAGCCGACTTCTTACAAT ATTCATGTCGGCTCACCCTGGACCCAAACACGTTATACAGACAACTCTTTCTGTCTGAGCGGAACAGAAAGGTGAAACTGAAGCGCAAAGGCTACTCCTACTCCAGTCGTCCAGACAGATTCACTCAATTGTGTCAGGTGCTGTGCAGGGAAGGTCTgtctgggcgctgttactgggaggtggagtggagtgggtgGAAGATTTATGCAGGCGTTTCGTATAAAGACATCAGCCGATCTGGGCCTGCGGATGATTGTCAATTTGGacacaatgacaagtcctggagtttagaGTGCTGTAGTAATGGTTACTTTTTCCGACATAATAATGTAAAGACTGAAGTGGCACGCCCTCAGTCCTctagagtaggagtgtacctggatcaccaggcgggcactctgtccttctacagtgtctctgacacaatgaccctcctccacagtgtccagaccacattcactcagcccctctatcctgggttctGGCTTCATTGCTTTAAGACCACAGCTGAGTTATGTGAGTTAGACTAG
- the LOC106608645 gene encoding tripartite motif-containing protein 16 isoform X2 translates to MAEQGVLLDQGQFCCSICLDLLKEPVTINCGHSYCSNCIEDSWDKDDPTGVYSCPQCRQTFSPRPALMKNSLLAMVVGNMKKTGLQATSPALCFAGPGDVECDFCNGRKQKALKSCLVCLASYCETHLQPHYNVAPLMRHKLVKATTQLQDNICSHHDKLMEIFCRTDQQCICYLCTMDEHKGHDTVSITAEKTEKQKQIGTSQQKVNQRVQEREKELKELQQAVESLSRSAQAAVEESERIFTELIDSIERRRSEMKELIVAQENSAVSQAEALMERLEQEITELKRREIELEKLTHTEDHIHFLESYQSLASPSVFSDLPTIDVRPLQYFEDVSEAVSNLREKLEGILKREWCRISTRVNLVDVLHPPEPKTRADFLQYSCRLTLDPNTLYRQLFLSERNRKVKLKRKGYSYSSRPDRFTQLCQVLCREGLSGRCYWEVEWSGWKIYAGVSYKDISRSGPADDCQFGHNDKSWSLECCSNGYFFRHNNVKTEVARPQSSRVGVYLDHQAGTLSFYSVSDTMTLLHSVQTTFTQPLYPGFWLHCFKTTAELCELD, encoded by the exons ATGGCTGAGCAGGGAGTTCTCCTGGACCAGGGCCAGTTCTGCTGCTCTATCTGCCTGGATTTACTGAAAGAGCCGGTCACTATCaactgtggacacagttactgtagcaACTGTATTGAGGACTCCTGGGATAAGGATGATCCAACGGGTGTCTACAGCTGTCCCCAGTGTAGACAGACCTTCTCTCCAAGGCCTGCTCTGATGAAGAATAGCCTGCTAGCCATGGTGGTCGGGAACATGAAGAAGACAGGGCTCCAGGCTACTTCTCCTGCTCTGTGCTTtgctggacctggagatgtggAATGTGATTTCTGCAATGGGAGAAAACAGAAAGCTCTCAAGTCATGTCTGGTGTGTCTAGCCTCTTACTGCGAGACTCATCTCCAGCCTCACTATAATGTAGCTCCATTGATGaggcacaagctggtcaaagccacaaCACAATTACAGGACAatatctgctctcatcatgacaaactgatGGAGATTTTCTGCCggaccgatcagcagtgtatttGTTATCTGTGTAccatggatgaacataaaggccatgatacagtctCAATCACTGCAGAAAAGACTGAGAAACAG AAGCAGATAGGGACGAGTCAGCAGAAGGTCAACCAGAGAgtccaggagagggagaaagagttgAAGGAACtgcaacaggctgtggagtctctcaGC cgctctgcacaggcagctgTGGAAGAAAGTGAGAGGATCTTTACAGAGTTGATTGACTCCATTGAGAGAAGGCGCTCGGAGATGAAAGAGCTGATCGTAGCCCAGGAGAATTCAGCTGTGAGTCAAGCTGAAGCCCTCATGGAGCGTTTGGAGCAGGAGATCACTGAGCTTAAGAGGAGAGAGATTGAGCTGGAGAAGctgacacacacagaggatcacatccatttcctggAG agttatcagtctctcgcCAGTCCCAGTGTATTTTCAGACTTGCCCACCATCgatgtccgtcctcttcagtactttgagGATGTGAGTGAGGCTGTGTCTAACCTGAGAGAGAAACTGGAGGGCATCTTGAAGAGAGAATGGTGCAGAATCTCCACCAGAG TGAATCTAGTGGATGTTCTACACCCACCCGAGCCCAAGACCAGAGCCGACTTCTTACAAT ATTCATGTCGGCTCACCCTGGACCCAAACACGTTATACAGACAACTCTTTCTGTCTGAGCGGAACAGAAAGGTGAAACTGAAGCGCAAAGGCTACTCCTACTCCAGTCGTCCAGACAGATTCACTCAATTGTGTCAGGTGCTGTGCAGGGAAGGTCTgtctgggcgctgttactgggaggtggagtggagtgggtgGAAGATTTATGCAGGCGTTTCGTATAAAGACATCAGCCGATCTGGGCCTGCGGATGATTGTCAATTTGGacacaatgacaagtcctggagtttagaGTGCTGTAGTAATGGTTACTTTTTCCGACATAATAATGTAAAGACTGAAGTGGCACGCCCTCAGTCCTctagagtaggagtgtacctggatcaccaggcgggcactctgtccttctacagtgtctctgacacaatgaccctcctccacagtgtccagaccacattcactcagcccctctatcctgggttctGGCTTCATTGCTTTAAGACCACAGCTGAGTTATGTGAGTTAGACTAG
- the LOC106608647 gene encoding perilipin-2 isoform X1, with amino-acid sequence MESVEVVNNQNVVERVASLPLVSSTYDMVSSAYCTTKDNHPYLKSMCEVAELGVRTITTVALTGAAPIIGKLEPQIAMANDLACKGLDKIEKTLPILHQPSEQIVANTKDAVTGAKDVMSVTVTGAKDSVSQTLTSAVDRTRGAVQDSVQMTRAAVSGSVNTVMESRVAQMVSSGMDTALTTSERLVDQYLPRTEDELEMEAKTVKGFDVAKDAPNYYVRLGSLSTKLRKRAYHKALAQVKDTKQRSQESISQLNHTVDLIDYARKNIDGANQKVKGKLSSLVEWKSNEGDGNEAENIESRTLAIARSLTQQLQTTCLALVSGLQGLPQNIQEEALSLSHTASQIYSSFSKASAFGDLSDGVLASSKAQLNKMKESLDDVMDYLVNNTPLNWLVPDFTFSDLASEPDLSSVEDDGMSDESNSNEPLSAPLAHQ; translated from the exons ATGGAGTCAGTTGAAGTCGTCAATAATCAG AATGTGGTTGAGAGGGTGGCCAGCCTCCCCTTGGTGAGCTCCACCTATGACATGGTGTCCAGTGCCTACTGCACCACCAAGGATAACCACCCCTACCTCAAGTCCATGTGTGAGGTGGCCGAGCTGGGGGTGCGAACCATCACCACTGTGGCCCTCACTGGTGCAGCGCCCATCATCGGCAAGCTGGAGCCACAAA TTGCCATGGCCAATGACCTGGCCTGTAAAGGTTTGGATAAGATTGAGAAGACCTTGCCAATCCTGCACCAGCCTTCTGAGCAG ATTGTTGCCAACACCAAGGATGCAGTGACCGGTGCCAAAGACGTGATGTCTGTCACCGTCACAGGGGCCAAGGACAGTGTGTCCCAAACCTTGACTAGCGCGGTGGACCGGACCAGGGGCGCTGTGCAGGACAGCGTGCAGATGACCCGGGCTGCGGTCAGCGGTAGCGTGAACACGGTGATGGAGAGCCGCGTGGCCCAGATGGTCAGCAGCGGAATGGACACGGCCCTCACCACCTCTGAGCGCTTGGTGGACCAGTACCTGCCTCGCACTGAGGACGAGCTGG AAATGGAGGCTAAAACAGTGAAAGGGTTCGACGTGGCCAAGGATGCACCTAACTATTATGTCCGTCTGGGCTCTCTGTCTACCAAGCTGCGTAAGAGGGCGTACCACAAGGCCCTGGCCCAGGTCAAAGACACCAAGCAGCGCAGCCAGGAGTCCATCTCACAGCTCAACCACACTGTGGACCTG ATTGATTACGCCAGAAAGAATATTGACGGAGCTAACCAGAAGGTGAAAGGCAAACTGAGCTCCCTGGTCGAGTGGAAGTCTAATGAAGGAGATGGCAATGAGGCAGAG AACATAGAGTCGAGGACCCTGGCGATAGCGCGCTCCCTCACTCAGCAGCTGCAGACAACGTGCCTGGCGCTTGTCTCTGGTCTGCAGGGCCTTCCACAGAACATCCAGGAGGAGGCGCTGTCCCTTAGCCACACTGCCTCGCAAATCTACTCCAGCTTCAGCAAGGCGTCGGCGTTCGGGGACCTGTCGGATGGCGTTCTAGCCAGCAGCAAGGCCCAGCTGAACAAGATGAAGGAGTCGCTGGATGACGTCATGGACTACCTGGTGAACAACACGCCCCTCAACTGGCTG GTACCAGACTTCACCTTCTCAGACTTGGCCTCGGAACCTGACCTCTCCTCAGTTGAGGACGATGGCATGTCAGATGAGTCCAACAGCAACGAACCCCTATCAGCTCCCCTTGCCCACCAATAA
- the fa29a gene encoding FAM29A codes for MSTLQRTNGKYLWWSLVGLGFQPEVAASSGASKANVKHIILGPNMFDKPNKDAFYIVTHFLLEKLNPARFHDAYRHCWPVLDHKADAEFRKMTCAWLRDLMDEQGSTVPKVVASLFLSPGGPKFVNLMLHLANHVMLHEMKTFSTDGTWVPEAAAAPASSVEMALKRFQLVKTRFLRGAVEQDWMLQEYQRRAQSQVKSLRDWRAEDAKYDDLHKRHKKVEQEGTPQADKIQKVRSLWSSMDGVLSTLEEERRVVESVIRGDVDQYTLDGTDLALKIPRVLLERIEQLSHLSSVGSVYEAGQLNILRMLELLHQALVLLWEERTRVAGHTPIAQLHPLHLQERNLQMARAMEDLRVMRKRISKEDIPEVKSLIRKLEAEWDRKWADCLKCTPLTSFLNEDPALDFLFPMAPLSFEPATDASFKSSIFSQYPAKLPEFPEEKPVATDSVPMETVTTMDYTLKSLCHPAVETIASLPSVDIFPLTPLPALCESPPAVPAKAPSPSPLPASVMKTPRVSAVKKKAQILHSEFDNLANQFAEAVTTSPGNISLQGLELGDLLDTLGEDPFSTRKQIPRTPESLILDVKSSWRRAVEEGEAQKACLSATFDCDNILGSLMPLSEVHEASLGHNFPSLSSSLDPTNGCSTAAPQQASLMSTLSWDSSNMEALNSLSNSDVVQFSVNQEVFPEQFSIDQETLPELPGNDSSLLTSINSRDISNTEEEELLLLPHIPDLLPTETEPALLDARRRLDKIQQAFGEASFMDHRQGAPEPSPSQHDERSLHARDWLMAATLETAATVEVTDKVFSLDLDTLESPSPPRTGQYNLPKLFTFSPIDDL; via the exons ATGTCGACTCTTCAGAGAACGAACGGCAAATATCTGTGGTGGTCTCTTGTGGGTCTTGGATTTCAACCCGAAGTCGCAGCATCATCAGGAGCCAGCAAAGCCAATGTCAAACACATCATTCTTGGACC CAATATGTTTGACAAACCAAACAAGGACGCATTCTACATAGTTACCCATTTCCTGTTAGAAAAACTCAACCCTGCACGCTTCCACGATGCATACAG ACATTGCTGGCCGGTGTTGGACCACAAAGCAGATGCGGAATTCCGTAAGATGACCTGTGCTTGGCTGCGAGATCTAATG GATGAGCAGGGGAGCACAGTTCCCAAAGTGGTGGCGTCACTATTCCTCTCGCCTGGTGGACCCAAGTTCGTCAACCTTATGCTCCATCTAGCCAATCATGTCATGTTGCATGAGATGAAGACATTTTCAACAG ATGGCACGTGGGTCCCAGAGGCAGCGGCAGCCCCTGCCTCTTCTGTGGAAATGGCGCTGAAGCGGTTTCAGCTGGTCAAGACCAGATTCCTGAGAGGAGCTGTGGAACAGGACTGGATGCTGCAGGAGTACCAGAGACGGGCCCA GTCTCAAGTGAAGTCTTTGAGAGATTGGAGGGCTGAAGATGCAAAGTATGATGATTTGCACAA GCGTCACAAGAAAGTTGAACAGGAGGGAACCCCTCAAGCTGACAAGATTCAGAAG GTGCGCTCCTTGTGGTCGTCCATGGACGGAGTGCTGTCCACCCTGGAGGAGGAGCGGCGGGTGGTGGAGAGTGTCATCAGGGGAGATGTGGACCAGTACACCCTGGACGGGACGGACCTTGCCCTCAAAATCCCCCGGGTTCTGCTAGAGCGGATAGAGCAGTTATCCCACCTG TCGAGTGTGGGCAGTGTTTACGAGGCAGGCCAGCTGAACATCCTCCGCATGCTGGAGCTGCTCCACCAGGCTCTGGTCCTCCTATGGGAGGAAAGGACCCGGGTGGCAGGACACACCCCCATCGCCCAGCTCCACCCTTTGCACCTGCAGGAGAGGAACCTACAGATGGCCCGCGCCATGGAGGATCTCCGAGTCATGAG GAAGAGGATTTCAAAGGAAGACATTCCTGAGGTGAAGAGCCTCATCAGAAAGTTGGAGGCGGAGTGGGACCGGAAGTGGGCGGACTGTTTGAAATGCACGCCGCTGACCTCGTTCCTCAACGAGGATCCT gcCCTGGACTTTCTGTTCCCCATGGCTCCTCTGTCCTTTGAGCCGGCCACCGACGCCAGCTTCAAGTCCAGCATCTTCTCTCAGTATCCGGCCAAGCTACCCG AATTTCCTGAGGAGAAGCCTGTGGCGACTGACTCTGTTCCAATGGAGACCGTCACCACAATGGATTATACCCTCAAAAG CCTCTGCCATCCAGCTGTTGAGACGATTGCATCCCTTCCTAGTGTGGACATTTTCCCACTGACTCCCCTCCCTGCACTTTGTGAATCTCCTCCGGCTGTCCCTGCCAAAGCGCCCTCACCAAGCCCCCTGCCG GCCAGTGTAATGAAGACTCCTCGTGTGTCTGCAGTGAAGAAAAAGGCTCAGATCCTTCACTCTGAGTTTGACAACTTAGCAAATCAG TTTGCGGAGGCAGTGACCACCAGCCCTGGCAACATAAGTTTACAAGGACTTGAGCTGGGAGACCTACTCGATACTCTTGGCGAAGACCCTTTCTCCACCAGGAAGCAGATTCCACGCACCCCAGAGAGTTTGA TTTTGGATGTGAAGAGTTCCTGGCGAAGGGCGGTGGAGGAAGGGGAGGCTCAGAAGGCCTGCCTGTCTGCTACGTTTGACTGTGACAATATCCTCGGGTCCCTCATGCCCCTCAGCGAGGTACATGAGGCCTCCCTTGGCCACAACTTTCCCTCCCTGAGCTCAAGCCTGGATCCCACCAATGGGTGCAGTACTGCAGCCCCCCAGCAGGCTTCCCTCATGTCCACCCTGTCCTGGGACTCCTCCAACATGGAGGCCCTCAATAGCCTGAGCAACAGCGACGTGGTCCAGTTCAGCGTCAACCAAGAGGTGTTCCCCGAGCAGTTCAGTATTGATCAGGAGACACTTCCCGAGCTGCCAGGCAACGACAGCAGCCTCCTGACCTCCATTAACTCCAGGGACATATCCAACACTGAGGAGGAAGAGCTGCTCCTCCTCCCCCACATCCCCGATCTCCTCCCCACAGAGACTGAGCCAGCCCTGCTGGACGCACGCAGGCGTTTGGACAAGATTCAGCAGGCTTTTGGAGAGGCCTCCTTCATGGACCACCGCCAGGGGGCGCCAGAGCCCTCTCCCTCACAGCATGATGAGAGGAGCCTGCACGCCAGAGACTGGCTGATGGCAGCAACACTGGAGACTGCAGCCACAGTGGAAGTGACGGACAAGGTCTTTTCCCTGGATCTGGACACTCTAGAGAGCCCCTCACCGCCAAGAACAGGGCAGTATAACCTCCCGAAATTGTTCACATTTTCCCCCATAGATGACCTGTAG
- the LOC106608647 gene encoding perilipin-2 isoform X2, which produces MESVEVVNNQNVVERVASLPLVSSTYDMVSSAYCTTKDNHPYLKSMCEVAELGVRTITTVALTGAAPIIGKLEPQIAMANDLACKGLDKIEKTLPILHQPSEQIVANTKDAVTGAKDVMSVTVTGAKDSVSQTLTSAVDRTRGAVQDSVQMTRAAVSGSVNTVMESRVAQMVSSGMDTALTTSERLVDQYLPRTEDELEMEAKTVKGFDVAKDAPNYYVRLGSLSTKLRKRAYHKALAQVKDTKQRSQESISQLNHTVDLIDYARKNIDGANQKVKGKLSSLVEWKSNEGDGNEAENIESRTLAIARSLTQQLQTTCLALVSGLQGLPQNIQEEALSLSHTASQIYSSFSKASAFGDLSDGVLASSKAQLNKMKESLDDVMDYLVNNTPLNWLVGPFYPRLAPPHTAASSPSQKTPAPAEVEMKSMDSKH; this is translated from the exons ATGGAGTCAGTTGAAGTCGTCAATAATCAG AATGTGGTTGAGAGGGTGGCCAGCCTCCCCTTGGTGAGCTCCACCTATGACATGGTGTCCAGTGCCTACTGCACCACCAAGGATAACCACCCCTACCTCAAGTCCATGTGTGAGGTGGCCGAGCTGGGGGTGCGAACCATCACCACTGTGGCCCTCACTGGTGCAGCGCCCATCATCGGCAAGCTGGAGCCACAAA TTGCCATGGCCAATGACCTGGCCTGTAAAGGTTTGGATAAGATTGAGAAGACCTTGCCAATCCTGCACCAGCCTTCTGAGCAG ATTGTTGCCAACACCAAGGATGCAGTGACCGGTGCCAAAGACGTGATGTCTGTCACCGTCACAGGGGCCAAGGACAGTGTGTCCCAAACCTTGACTAGCGCGGTGGACCGGACCAGGGGCGCTGTGCAGGACAGCGTGCAGATGACCCGGGCTGCGGTCAGCGGTAGCGTGAACACGGTGATGGAGAGCCGCGTGGCCCAGATGGTCAGCAGCGGAATGGACACGGCCCTCACCACCTCTGAGCGCTTGGTGGACCAGTACCTGCCTCGCACTGAGGACGAGCTGG AAATGGAGGCTAAAACAGTGAAAGGGTTCGACGTGGCCAAGGATGCACCTAACTATTATGTCCGTCTGGGCTCTCTGTCTACCAAGCTGCGTAAGAGGGCGTACCACAAGGCCCTGGCCCAGGTCAAAGACACCAAGCAGCGCAGCCAGGAGTCCATCTCACAGCTCAACCACACTGTGGACCTG ATTGATTACGCCAGAAAGAATATTGACGGAGCTAACCAGAAGGTGAAAGGCAAACTGAGCTCCCTGGTCGAGTGGAAGTCTAATGAAGGAGATGGCAATGAGGCAGAG AACATAGAGTCGAGGACCCTGGCGATAGCGCGCTCCCTCACTCAGCAGCTGCAGACAACGTGCCTGGCGCTTGTCTCTGGTCTGCAGGGCCTTCCACAGAACATCCAGGAGGAGGCGCTGTCCCTTAGCCACACTGCCTCGCAAATCTACTCCAGCTTCAGCAAGGCGTCGGCGTTCGGGGACCTGTCGGATGGCGTTCTAGCCAGCAGCAAGGCCCAGCTGAACAAGATGAAGGAGTCGCTGGATGACGTCATGGACTACCTGGTGAACAACACGCCCCTCAACTGGCTGGTAGGTCCCTTTTACCCCCGGCTGGCCCCACCCCACACCGCTGCATCTTCCCCGTCCCAGAAGACACCAGCCCCCGCAGAGGTGGAGATGAAATCCATGGACTCTAAGCACTAG